The following are from one region of the Stanieria cyanosphaera PCC 7437 genome:
- a CDS encoding DUF29 domain-containing protein gives MTYDIDKEYDLWSQEQADSLRNRAFDQLDIDNLIEELEALVRGEKSPVESLVYQILLHLLLINYWHEESQWNRNYWASEITGFRLQLNNKLTTNLKNHVLNRLDYLYQKAHKAAINKTKSSIKSALGKAEARTRSLSFRMYL, from the coding sequence ATGACTTACGACATAGATAAAGAATACGATTTGTGGTCACAAGAACAAGCTGATTCCCTACGAAATCGCGCCTTCGATCAATTAGACATTGACAATTTAATTGAGGAATTAGAAGCCTTGGTAAGAGGAGAAAAAAGTCCTGTAGAGAGTTTGGTTTATCAAATATTGCTGCATTTATTACTGATTAATTATTGGCACGAAGAATCACAATGGAATCGTAACTATTGGGCATCAGAAATTACAGGTTTTAGACTGCAACTAAACAACAAATTAACCACAAATTTAAAAAATCATGTTTTAAATAGGCTTGATTATTTATATCAAAAAGCCCATAAGGCAGCTATTAATAAAACTAAAAGTAGCATCAAAAGCGCTCTCGGCAAAGCCGAGGCGCGTACGCGATCGCTTTCCTTCAGAATGTATCTATAA
- a CDS encoding flotillin family protein, with the protein MEIITLLLAIFGLGTGAGWFVIRNLYYICQPSEILIFAGTKTRNSEGKEVGYRLVKGGSSIKIPMLEEAFRMDLTNMIIELKVANAYSKGGIPLKVEGVANIKIAGEEPTIHNAIERLLGKSRKEIEQLAKETLEGNLRGVLASLTPEQVNEDKIAFAKSLLDEAEDDLEKLGLVLDNLQIQNISDDVSYLNSIGRKQQAELLRDARIAEATAKAESTIKSSENKKITSLRQIGRDLEIAKAEAEKRIRDAITKREALVAEAEAEVIAEIAKAEAELAVQTERIKQVQQQLQADVVAPAEAQCKQAIAKAKGDAASIIEDGKAQAEGTKRLAESWQAAGNNAREIFLFQKLETLIKMMAAGVPEVEVESVTVVNGKDGNTATKLAAFMEQLRQTTGIDAAQIAHNLSNNNSSIKKIETKIEPQKLDD; encoded by the coding sequence ATGGAAATTATTACCCTTTTACTTGCAATTTTTGGTTTAGGTACAGGTGCTGGCTGGTTTGTGATCCGCAATCTTTATTACATTTGTCAGCCTAGTGAAATTTTAATCTTTGCTGGTACTAAAACTCGCAACAGTGAAGGCAAAGAAGTAGGATATCGTCTCGTTAAAGGTGGTAGTAGTATCAAAATCCCCATGCTGGAAGAAGCTTTCCGTATGGATTTAACTAATATGATTATTGAACTTAAAGTAGCTAATGCTTATTCTAAAGGCGGAATTCCTCTCAAAGTAGAAGGAGTTGCTAATATTAAAATTGCTGGTGAAGAACCCACTATTCATAATGCGATTGAACGTTTACTCGGCAAAAGTCGTAAAGAAATTGAACAATTAGCCAAAGAAACCTTAGAAGGTAATCTACGCGGTGTATTAGCAAGTCTTACTCCCGAACAAGTCAACGAAGATAAAATTGCCTTTGCTAAAAGTCTCCTTGACGAAGCCGAAGACGATTTAGAAAAATTAGGTTTGGTATTAGATAACTTGCAAATTCAAAATATTTCTGATGATGTTAGTTACCTCAATTCCATTGGGCGCAAACAACAAGCCGAATTATTAAGAGATGCCCGTATTGCTGAAGCTACCGCCAAAGCCGAATCTACCATTAAATCATCGGAAAATAAAAAAATCACTTCTCTGCGACAAATTGGTAGAGATTTAGAAATTGCCAAAGCAGAAGCTGAAAAAAGAATTAGAGATGCTATTACCAAACGAGAAGCCTTAGTCGCCGAAGCAGAAGCCGAAGTAATTGCCGAAATTGCTAAAGCAGAAGCCGAACTTGCCGTACAAACCGAAAGAATTAAACAAGTACAACAACAGTTACAAGCCGATGTTGTCGCCCCTGCCGAGGCACAATGTAAACAAGCGATCGCTAAAGCTAAAGGTGATGCAGCGAGTATTATAGAAGATGGGAAAGCCCAAGCAGAAGGAACAAAACGCCTCGCCGAGTCTTGGCAAGCAGCAGGAAACAATGCTAGAGAAATTTTCCTCTTTCAAAAACTCGAAACCCTGATCAAGATGATGGCTGCGGGTGTACCAGAAGTAGAGGTTGAAAGCGTTACTGTAGTTAACGGTAAAGATGGTAATACTGCGACAAAGTTAGCTGCTTTTATGGAACAATTGCGTCAGACAACAGGTATAGATGCAGCACAAATTGCCCACAATTTATCAAACAACAACTCGTCGATTAAAAAGATCGAAACTAAAATAGAACCACAAAAACTTGATGATTAA
- a CDS encoding ChaN family lipoprotein, whose product MIIKPLIKLCALSLGLVLCWSFPINLIQPAIASEKQAIVTKKDILAQLAQADVVYLGENHDSLAEHQAQLEIITALYQQNQRIAIALEMFQRPFQPVLDRYLAGEISETQLREETEYDQRWGFDWEYYAPILRFAKRHNLPIIALNTPTEITRKVASQGLESLSGEDFRYIPPVAEIDLDNQAYRQMLQNIYSNHAHNGHGNSDGFDNFFAAQVLWDETMADAIAQFYQANPNYQIIVLAGQGHIVHGYGIPERVQRRIKNKSFVQRSQLLEELVNNTLP is encoded by the coding sequence ATGATCATTAAACCGTTAATTAAATTATGTGCCTTATCTTTAGGCTTGGTATTGTGCTGGAGTTTTCCAATAAATTTAATTCAACCAGCTATTGCTTCTGAAAAACAAGCGATTGTAACCAAAAAAGATATTTTAGCTCAATTAGCTCAAGCAGATGTCGTTTATCTTGGTGAAAATCACGATAGCCTTGCCGAACATCAAGCACAATTAGAAATTATTACTGCACTTTATCAACAAAATCAGCGAATAGCGATCGCTTTAGAAATGTTTCAGCGTCCCTTTCAACCTGTTTTAGATCGTTATTTAGCAGGGGAAATCAGCGAAACCCAATTAAGAGAAGAAACAGAATACGATCAGCGTTGGGGTTTTGACTGGGAATACTATGCCCCCATTTTACGTTTTGCCAAGAGACATAATTTACCAATTATTGCTTTAAATACTCCCACAGAAATTACTCGTAAAGTTGCTAGTCAAGGTTTAGAAAGTCTATCAGGAGAAGATTTTCGTTATATTCCACCTGTAGCAGAAATTGATCTAGATAATCAAGCTTATCGGCAAATGCTACAAAATATTTATAGCAATCATGCTCACAACGGACATGGTAATAGTGATGGTTTTGATAATTTTTTCGCTGCCCAGGTACTTTGGGATGAAACTATGGCTGATGCGATCGCACAATTTTATCAAGCTAACCCTAATTATCAAATTATTGTTTTAGCCGGTCAAGGTCATATTGTTCACGGTTATGGAATACCAGAGCGAGTACAACGACGGATTAAGAATAAATCTTTTGTACAGCGATCGCAGTTATTAGAAGAGCTTGTGAACAATACCCTGCCTTAA
- the purQ gene encoding phosphoribosylformylglycinamidine synthase subunit PurQ — translation MKVGIIVFPGSNCDRDVATVTEGLLNVATRMIWHQDTDLSALDLVVIPGGFSYGDYLRCGAIARFSPAIKSVIEHAQAGKLVLGICNGFQILTEVGLLPGALIRNRDLHFICDRVPMKVERSDLPWTSNYTSGQVITLPIAHGEGRYFADSDTLKTLEDNGQVLFRYCSATGEVNQDSNPNGSLDNIAGIINQQGNVLGMMPHPERAADAAIGITDGKALFEGVLASFAVGV, via the coding sequence ATGAAAGTCGGTATCATTGTCTTTCCCGGTTCAAATTGCGATCGCGATGTCGCTACGGTTACTGAAGGTTTATTAAATGTTGCAACTCGAATGATTTGGCATCAGGATACAGATTTATCTGCTCTAGATTTGGTAGTTATACCTGGTGGTTTTAGCTATGGTGATTATCTTCGCTGTGGTGCGATCGCTCGGTTTTCTCCTGCGATCAAAAGTGTGATCGAACACGCCCAAGCAGGTAAGCTAGTTTTAGGTATTTGTAATGGCTTTCAAATTTTAACAGAAGTAGGTTTATTACCAGGGGCATTAATTCGCAATCGTGATTTACATTTTATTTGCGATCGCGTCCCGATGAAAGTCGAAAGAAGTGATTTACCTTGGACTAGTAATTATACTTCAGGACAAGTAATTACTTTACCGATCGCTCATGGTGAAGGACGTTATTTTGCTGATAGTGATACTTTAAAAACTTTAGAAGATAACGGTCAAGTTTTATTTAGGTATTGTAGTGCGACAGGAGAAGTCAACCAAGATAGTAATCCGAATGGTTCTTTAGACAACATTGCTGGCATTATTAACCAACAAGGAAATGTTTTAGGCATGATGCCTCATCCAGAAAGGGCAGCCGATGCAGCGATTGGGATAACTGATGGCAAGGCTTTGTTTGAAGGTGTTTTGGCTAGTTTTGCTGTTGGCGTTTAA
- the purS gene encoding phosphoribosylformylglycinamidine synthase subunit PurS, whose product MANQYHARIYVTLRPSVLDPAGTAVASGLKQLGYQGVEDVRIGKYIELNLTATDEAQAKVQLDQMCDRLLANPVIENYRFELTQLATV is encoded by the coding sequence ATGGCTAATCAATATCACGCTCGTATTTATGTTACTCTTCGTCCTTCTGTACTTGATCCAGCAGGTACAGCAGTTGCATCAGGATTGAAGCAATTGGGATATCAAGGAGTTGAAGATGTCAGAATTGGAAAGTATATTGAACTAAATTTGACTGCTACCGATGAAGCACAAGCAAAAGTTCAATTAGATCAAATGTGCGATCGCTTGCTTGCCAATCCCGTAATTGAAAATTATCGTTTCGAGCTAACTCAATTAGCTACTGTTTAG
- a CDS encoding Tab2/Atab2 family RNA-binding protein, whose translation MGNTIWELDFYSRPILDEENKKVWEVLICESLTDPERSPDEIFRYSQYCSSKTVNSLWLREAIEKAIAIAGITPKKIRFFRRQMNNMITKACEDAGIAAAPSSRTYALNHWLATRMKEVYPQEPGYDQKTASSISVQYPDLNAIPLPDAVRGDRGDKWAFVSLEASAFAEMNEWEIGFKEAFPLSLLNLSSETQIPGLIIFSPRATLLAAWLSGLEMGFLHLESDPRPRICLNTGLSDSWVLVNLTTPSTLTEAKEFELAKQKAQGVHFLAIQSSTESESFAGFWLLLANKS comes from the coding sequence ATGGGTAATACGATTTGGGAGTTAGATTTTTACTCTCGTCCAATTTTAGATGAAGAAAATAAAAAAGTTTGGGAAGTACTTATTTGCGAAAGTCTGACTGATCCAGAGCGATCGCCAGATGAGATTTTTCGTTACTCTCAATACTGCTCTAGTAAAACGGTTAATTCGCTTTGGTTACGGGAAGCGATTGAAAAGGCAATTGCGATCGCGGGTATCACTCCCAAAAAAATCCGCTTTTTCCGCCGTCAAATGAATAATATGATTACCAAAGCTTGTGAAGATGCAGGAATTGCTGCTGCACCTAGTAGTCGTACCTATGCTCTCAATCATTGGTTAGCTACCAGAATGAAGGAAGTATATCCTCAAGAACCAGGCTATGATCAAAAAACCGCTAGTTCTATTTCTGTTCAGTATCCTGATTTAAATGCTATTCCTTTACCAGACGCAGTTAGAGGCGATCGCGGTGATAAATGGGCATTTGTTAGTTTGGAAGCTTCTGCTTTTGCAGAAATGAATGAATGGGAAATTGGTTTTAAAGAAGCTTTTCCTTTATCTTTGCTTAATCTCAGTTCAGAAACACAAATTCCTGGATTAATTATTTTCTCTCCTCGTGCTACACTTTTAGCAGCGTGGTTGTCTGGGTTAGAAATGGGTTTTTTACATCTAGAAAGCGATCCACGTCCCAGAATTTGCTTGAACACAGGGTTGAGTGATAGTTGGGTTTTGGTTAATTTAACCACTCCTTCAACCTTAACCGAAGCCAAAGAATTTGAACTAGCTAAACAAAAAGCACAAGGAGTTCATTTCCTAGCCATTCAATCTTCGACAGAATCTGAAAGTTTTGCTGGATTTTGGTTGTTATTAGCCAATAAATCTTAA